A window of the Synechococcus sp. JA-3-3Ab genome harbors these coding sequences:
- a CDS encoding S1 RNA-binding domain-containing protein, producing the protein MTFRSPRSQAADTFSSEDFAKALEAQSLDFRPGQVVRGRIFQHQNDGALVDIGGKSPAFLPLKEAGIRSGEDLSELFPLKSEADFLILREDSEGQIVLSARRLRLKRLWEELAEKQTNGQTVTALVIGTNKGGVLVDVQGLRGFIPRSHLNQRENLEELVGQSLTASLLEVNPAANKLVLSQRVARQAESLGIYTTGQVVRGKVSALKPFGVFVELEEGGSGLLPIKQVSQSFVASLSDLFQPGQPLKAVVIDVDEAKGRVALSLRVLEKYPGEVLEQLALITEEAEERAGKLKGRITSEGKVI; encoded by the coding sequence ATGACCTTTCGCTCCCCTCGCTCTCAGGCTGCCGATACGTTTTCTTCGGAAGATTTTGCCAAGGCTCTGGAGGCGCAAAGCCTTGACTTTCGACCGGGACAGGTGGTGCGAGGCCGCATCTTCCAGCACCAGAACGATGGGGCGCTGGTGGATATCGGCGGCAAGTCGCCGGCCTTTTTGCCCCTGAAAGAAGCCGGGATCCGCTCAGGAGAGGATTTGAGCGAGCTTTTTCCCCTCAAAAGCGAAGCCGATTTTCTCATCTTGCGAGAGGACTCGGAAGGGCAAATCGTACTCTCGGCGCGGCGGCTGCGGCTGAAGCGACTTTGGGAGGAGCTGGCCGAAAAACAGACCAACGGCCAGACGGTAACTGCCCTGGTGATCGGCACCAACAAGGGCGGGGTTCTGGTGGACGTGCAGGGGCTGCGGGGCTTTATTCCTCGCTCGCATCTCAACCAACGGGAAAATCTAGAAGAGCTGGTGGGCCAATCGCTGACCGCCAGTTTGTTGGAGGTCAACCCCGCTGCCAACAAGCTGGTGCTCTCCCAGCGAGTAGCGCGACAAGCTGAGAGCCTGGGAATCTACACCACCGGTCAGGTGGTGCGGGGCAAGGTCAGCGCCCTCAAGCCCTTCGGCGTTTTCGTGGAGCTGGAGGAGGGGGGCAGCGGGCTGTTGCCCATCAAGCAGGTCAGCCAAAGCTTTGTCGCCTCCTTATCCGACTTGTTCCAGCCCGGTCAGCCGCTCAAGGCCGTGGTCATCGATGTGGATGAGGCCAAAGGGCGGGTAGCGCTCTCTCTGCGGGTGTTGGAAAAATACCCCGGCGAGGTGTTAGAGCAACTGGCCCTCATTACCGAGGAAGCTGAAGAGCGGGCCGGCAAACTGAAGGGGAGAATCACGTCCGAGGGCAAGGTCATTTAA
- a CDS encoding S-layer homology domain-containing protein, with the protein MTPRTAGLLLSGAALGIHCQVAMAAPFRDTFGHWAQAYIETLSSQGVLNGFPDGTFRPNEPVTRAQFATLVTTAFRLRNTSGTFIGFRDVPPSHWAANAISTAAANNLVAGFPDGTFRPEQPVTRTEALVILTNALGNTSAIPAAQPSELFSRYRDAAAIPNWALAQLAAANRAGLIVNYPDPMLLEPNRPATRAEVAAFTHQALLNRGSLVAQNPSSWVSTPPAGFDLRLSTLAAGTLMQTTTPFNERLFIAPNETRPLSLIVRNPIRNAQGDILVPFGSRVDGRFEPAPGGTRFVAESIIANNQLFPLAAQSDIIHDVKDPRYTTTGKIIQDAAIGAAAGAILGLVTGDNAIATEEVLGAGVAGAVIGNVTAPQVVVLDPNQVIELRLTQDLALVPQSR; encoded by the coding sequence TTGACCCCACGCACAGCCGGCCTACTCCTATCGGGAGCCGCACTGGGCATCCACTGCCAGGTGGCCATGGCCGCTCCTTTTCGCGACACCTTTGGCCACTGGGCGCAAGCCTATATCGAGACCCTCTCCTCTCAAGGGGTGTTGAACGGCTTCCCGGATGGCACCTTCCGTCCCAACGAGCCGGTGACCCGCGCTCAGTTTGCCACCCTTGTCACCACTGCCTTTCGCCTTCGCAACACCTCTGGTACCTTCATCGGCTTTCGGGATGTGCCTCCCAGCCACTGGGCGGCCAATGCTATCTCCACGGCGGCAGCCAACAACTTGGTGGCCGGCTTCCCAGACGGCACCTTCCGACCCGAACAGCCCGTTACTCGCACCGAGGCGCTGGTGATCCTGACTAACGCCCTTGGCAACACGAGTGCCATCCCCGCGGCTCAGCCGAGCGAGCTGTTCAGCCGCTACCGCGACGCGGCAGCCATTCCCAACTGGGCCCTGGCACAACTTGCAGCCGCCAACCGTGCCGGCCTGATTGTCAATTACCCGGATCCTATGCTTTTGGAGCCGAACCGCCCTGCCACCCGTGCCGAGGTGGCCGCTTTTACCCACCAGGCCCTGCTCAATCGGGGATCCCTGGTGGCCCAGAACCCGAGCAGTTGGGTTTCCACCCCCCCGGCGGGCTTTGACCTGCGCCTTTCCACGCTGGCGGCGGGCACCCTGATGCAGACCACCACCCCCTTCAACGAGCGCCTCTTCATCGCCCCCAACGAAACTCGCCCCCTGTCCTTGATCGTCCGCAACCCGATTCGCAACGCCCAGGGGGATATTCTGGTGCCTTTCGGCTCGCGGGTGGATGGCCGCTTTGAGCCGGCCCCAGGGGGCACCCGTTTTGTGGCGGAAAGCATCATCGCCAACAACCAACTGTTCCCCTTGGCTGCCCAATCGGACATCATTCACGATGTCAAGGATCCCCGCTACACCACCACGGGCAAAATCATCCAAGATGCGGCCATCGGCGCGGCAGCGGGCGCCATTCTCGGCTTGGTGACCGGCGACAATGCCATTGCCACAGAAGAAGTGCTGGGGGCTGGGGTGGCCGGAGCGGTGATCGGCAACGTCACGGCGCCACAGGTGGTAGTTTTGGATCCCAACCAGGTGATCGAGCTGCGCCTCACCCAGGATCTGGCGCTGGTCCCTCAATCCCGCTAG
- a CDS encoding exopolysaccharide biosynthesis protein, with the protein MARLSQELARFACLPAHPEQPEPYPEGSPPIRLEEILKLAGERSFGLFLAVLSFPSALPLPAPGYSTPFGVVILLLALQMLAGRTTPWLPPWVLQTSIERKQFQKWVQAGIPWLQRIEKVACPRWQPVCTSRLGQVWLSTLISLMGISMIIPVPGTNTLPAMGVFVTAFGLLEEDGILCSLGSLICVAAGLLTTSILVGLWLGGTTLLDWLRR; encoded by the coding sequence ATGGCTCGTCTATCGCAAGAGCTGGCCCGATTTGCCTGCCTTCCCGCCCATCCAGAGCAGCCCGAGCCTTACCCAGAGGGATCCCCACCCATCCGCCTTGAAGAGATTCTCAAACTGGCGGGCGAGCGCAGCTTTGGCTTGTTTTTGGCGGTGCTCTCCTTCCCTTCTGCTCTGCCTCTGCCAGCTCCTGGCTATTCCACTCCCTTTGGCGTGGTTATTCTGCTGCTGGCCCTACAAATGCTGGCGGGGCGAACCACCCCCTGGCTGCCGCCATGGGTGCTGCAGACATCCATTGAACGGAAGCAATTTCAAAAGTGGGTGCAGGCCGGGATCCCGTGGTTGCAGCGCATTGAAAAAGTTGCCTGCCCCCGTTGGCAACCAGTCTGCACCAGCCGCCTGGGCCAGGTCTGGCTGAGCACCTTGATCAGCTTGATGGGTATTTCCATGATCATTCCCGTGCCCGGCACCAACACCCTGCCGGCGATGGGGGTCTTCGTCACCGCCTTTGGCCTCCTCGAAGAGGACGGGATCCTGTGCAGCTTGGGATCCCTGATCTGTGTGGCGGCGGGGCTGCTGACCACTTCCATTTTGGTGGGCCTGTGGCTGGGGGGAACGACTCTGTTGGATTGGCTGAGAAGATAG
- a CDS encoding GvpL/GvpF family gas vesicle protein, which produces MPTANPNSTLYLYGIVAAPGPRHLNVVGLDKQPVGIHVLGSLAFLYSQARQERYLASRANLLAHEAVLETVMSEGYRALLPLQFGLVVSGWDQVEQDLIKPHLADLLALLQRLEGKREVGVKVFWDPQQELQLGLEENPALKARRDEMAGTPLGLDAVVEIGQALEQMLEQRRQHIAQTFTAALGSLASDRVEGELLTENMAYNSSFLINWEDEPAFAQKVEELDRAFQGRLRIRYNNFTAPYNFAKL; this is translated from the coding sequence ATGCCAACGGCAAATCCCAATAGCACCCTCTATCTCTACGGGATCGTCGCTGCCCCCGGCCCGCGCCACCTGAATGTGGTGGGGCTGGACAAGCAGCCGGTGGGGATTCACGTGCTGGGATCTTTGGCCTTTCTCTATTCCCAGGCTCGCCAGGAGCGCTACTTGGCCAGCCGGGCCAATCTGCTGGCCCACGAAGCTGTCCTAGAAACCGTGATGAGCGAGGGATACCGCGCCCTGCTGCCGCTGCAATTTGGCCTGGTGGTGAGCGGCTGGGATCAGGTAGAGCAGGATTTGATCAAACCGCACTTGGCCGATCTGCTGGCCCTGCTGCAGCGCCTGGAGGGCAAACGGGAGGTGGGGGTAAAAGTCTTCTGGGATCCCCAGCAAGAGCTCCAATTGGGGCTAGAGGAAAACCCGGCCCTGAAAGCCCGGCGGGACGAAATGGCTGGCACCCCCTTGGGGCTAGATGCAGTAGTGGAAATTGGGCAGGCTCTGGAGCAAATGCTGGAGCAACGGCGCCAACACATTGCCCAAACCTTCACAGCCGCCCTCGGCTCTCTGGCCAGCGATCGCGTCGAGGGAGAGCTGCTTACGGAAAACATGGCCTACAACAGCTCGTTTCTCATCAACTGGGAAGATGAGCCGGCTTTTGCCCAAAAAGTGGAGGAGCTGGATCGAGCCTTTCAGGGACGGCTGCGCATTCGCTACAACAATTTCACCGCTCCCTACAATTTCGCCAAGCTTTGA
- a CDS encoding sugar phosphate nucleotidyltransferase, which translates to MKAMILAAGKGTRVRPITYMMPKPMIPILHKPVMEFLVELLREHGFDQIMINTSHLAHQIEDYFRDGQQWGVHIGFSFEGHFENGQPVAEPLGSAGGMRKIQDFSGFFDSTFVVLCGDALIDLNLTQVVNFHKSKGALATVVLREVDPSQVSSYGVVVTDATGRVTAFQEKPRQEEALSNTINTGIYVFEPEVLDYIPPGCPYDIGSDLFPALVKAGAPFYGLKADFQWVDIGRTPDYWLAVQKVLRGEIKGVKVPGIQIRPGVWTGINIRANWDRIHIEPPVYIGASTYLADGVKLIGPTAIGYGCVLNEGCTLDGSLIFNYTQIAAGVTLRHQMVMGRYCISSDGNAIDTEESNLTWLIGDARSHANGKSQ; encoded by the coding sequence ATGAAAGCCATGATCCTGGCAGCCGGCAAAGGGACGCGGGTACGGCCCATCACCTACATGATGCCCAAGCCGATGATCCCGATTTTGCACAAGCCGGTCATGGAGTTCTTGGTGGAGCTGCTGCGGGAACATGGGTTCGACCAAATCATGATCAACACCAGCCACCTCGCTCACCAGATCGAAGACTACTTTCGCGATGGCCAGCAGTGGGGAGTACACATCGGCTTTTCCTTCGAGGGCCACTTCGAGAACGGCCAGCCGGTGGCCGAACCCCTGGGATCCGCCGGTGGCATGCGCAAGATCCAGGATTTTTCCGGTTTTTTCGACAGCACCTTCGTGGTGCTCTGCGGCGATGCCCTGATCGACCTCAACCTGACCCAGGTGGTCAACTTTCACAAATCTAAGGGGGCATTGGCCACGGTGGTGTTGCGAGAGGTGGATCCCAGCCAAGTCTCCAGCTATGGCGTGGTGGTAACCGATGCGACGGGCCGGGTCACCGCCTTCCAAGAAAAACCCAGGCAGGAAGAGGCCCTCAGCAACACCATCAACACCGGCATCTACGTGTTCGAGCCAGAAGTCCTGGACTACATCCCCCCCGGCTGCCCCTATGACATCGGCAGCGATCTCTTCCCCGCCTTGGTGAAAGCCGGCGCCCCCTTCTACGGCCTCAAGGCCGACTTCCAGTGGGTGGACATTGGCCGTACCCCTGACTACTGGCTGGCGGTACAGAAGGTGCTGCGCGGCGAGATCAAGGGGGTCAAGGTGCCCGGGATCCAGATTCGGCCCGGCGTCTGGACGGGGATCAACATCCGCGCCAACTGGGATCGCATCCATATCGAGCCGCCGGTCTACATTGGGGCCAGCACTTACCTGGCAGACGGGGTGAAGCTCATCGGCCCCACAGCCATTGGCTACGGCTGTGTGTTGAACGAAGGGTGTACGCTGGATGGCAGCCTCATCTTCAACTACACCCAAATCGCTGCAGGAGTTACCCTGCGCCACCAGATGGTGATGGGTCGCTACTGTATTTCCTCCGATGGCAATGCCATCGACACGGAAGAGTCCAACCTCACCTGGTTGATCGGAGATGCTCGCAGCCATGCCAACGGCAAATCCCAATAG
- the hisG gene encoding ATP phosphoribosyltransferase, whose product MAFGLSPAPHPDTPGCRSAGQPITIALAKGALLADAIRCLQQVGIDFSRFLDPGNRLLRIESPTQLNGQRYEALLVRNHDVPVYVEYGQAQLGIVGYDVLRERYAGSEVRVAHLLDLKFGHCRMSVALRQESPYTSAAQLPPHARVASKFVGCAREYFDRLDLPVEIISLYGSVELAPITGMADAIVDLVATGRTLRENGLVERDCLFESTARLIAHPTSYRVNQQPIGELVNQIRERWLGSLVASGPL is encoded by the coding sequence ATGGCTTTCGGCCTCAGCCCCGCCCCGCATCCCGATACCCCAGGTTGCCGTTCCGCCGGCCAGCCGATCACCATTGCCCTGGCCAAGGGAGCCTTGCTGGCCGACGCTATCCGCTGCTTGCAACAGGTGGGGATCGATTTCAGTCGCTTTTTGGATCCCGGCAACCGCCTGCTGCGGATTGAATCGCCCACCCAGCTCAACGGGCAACGCTACGAGGCGCTGCTGGTGCGCAACCACGACGTGCCGGTGTATGTGGAGTACGGCCAGGCCCAACTGGGCATCGTCGGCTACGACGTCTTGCGGGAGCGCTATGCCGGCAGCGAGGTGCGAGTGGCCCACCTGCTGGATCTGAAGTTCGGCCACTGTCGCATGTCGGTGGCTCTTCGCCAAGAAAGTCCCTACACCTCGGCGGCCCAGTTGCCTCCCCATGCCCGCGTGGCTTCCAAGTTTGTCGGCTGCGCCCGCGAGTATTTTGACCGGTTGGATTTGCCGGTGGAAATTATCTCCCTCTACGGCTCAGTGGAACTGGCTCCCATCACCGGCATGGCCGATGCGATTGTGGACTTGGTGGCCACCGGACGTACCCTGAGGGAAAACGGCCTGGTGGAACGGGACTGCCTTTTCGAGAGCACCGCCCGCTTGATCGCCCATCCCACCAGCTACCGCGTCAACCAACAGCCCATCGGCGAGCTGGTGAACCAGATTCGGGAGCGCTGGCTGGGATCCCTGGTGGCGAGTGGCCCGCTTTGA
- a CDS encoding photosystem II manganese-stabilizing polypeptide, protein MRYRPLLAILLALCLSVFALPAEAAKAPLTYDQIRNTGKAAICPSVSDDARGRIEVPKGGSLKLTDVCFQPVQIEVEEEKRNGEKEFIKAKNIMISAATLGPIKAEVTPKDGGLELKVVDGITFQPTTGQLPRRELVPFLFSVKDLVATAQGSAIDPSTDFEGEFLVPGYHTSTFLDARGRGSNTGYDTAVGLQAAKDDFATNRKVDEVSRGKLSLRIARVDPSTGEMGGSFVSIQQSSTEQGALEPRTVRVQGLFYARLAPES, encoded by the coding sequence ATGCGGTACCGTCCACTACTCGCCATCCTGTTGGCGCTCTGTTTGAGCGTCTTCGCCCTGCCGGCGGAGGCGGCCAAGGCCCCCTTAACCTACGACCAGATCCGCAACACCGGCAAGGCGGCCATATGCCCTTCCGTCTCGGACGATGCCCGCGGCCGCATCGAGGTGCCCAAGGGGGGATCCCTAAAGTTGACAGACGTCTGCTTCCAGCCGGTGCAAATTGAGGTGGAAGAAGAGAAACGGAACGGGGAAAAAGAGTTTATCAAGGCCAAAAACATCATGATCTCGGCAGCCACGCTGGGGCCGATTAAGGCTGAGGTCACCCCCAAAGACGGCGGGTTGGAGCTCAAAGTGGTGGACGGGATCACCTTTCAGCCGACCACCGGTCAGTTGCCCCGCCGCGAGCTGGTGCCATTTTTGTTTAGCGTGAAAGATTTGGTGGCCACAGCTCAGGGCTCCGCCATTGACCCCTCGACCGACTTTGAAGGGGAGTTCTTGGTGCCCGGCTACCACACCAGCACCTTCCTCGACGCGCGCGGGCGCGGCTCTAACACCGGCTACGACACAGCCGTAGGGCTACAGGCGGCCAAGGACGACTTCGCCACCAACCGCAAGGTGGACGAGGTTTCGCGGGGGAAACTGTCGCTGCGCATTGCCCGCGTGGATCCCAGCACGGGAGAGATGGGCGGCTCCTTCGTTAGCATTCAGCAGTCCAGCACCGAGCAAGGGGCACTGGAACCCCGCACCGTCCGTGTCCAGGGCTTGTTCTATGCCCGCCTGGCGCCGGAGTCTTGA
- a CDS encoding DUF3084 domain-containing protein, whose product MQGVLLILYMLFVSGLIAVVGDRVGYRIGKKRLTWFNLRPRHTAVLVAVITGVSISALTLGTLLLLNRSLSEALFSYTNQIAQAEQELRALNRQKALLEAENATLRAERDRLKLDLDQFRSQQSAAQTRLSEVRDQLAMALQERQEAEAKLAAANEQLAQVQPGLERAQAELEAVKAEVEAARKMIADLESQKQALQLDRDQLERSLDTAQTALSQLETQKKQLEQEIAQLNQLAVRLRRGELAILAGEVLATGVVQTPAGADPAAVRRQFERVLAQAEQRALALGSRPIPPLENAILIRREEADQALEKLKEPGSWAVRILSLTNRLKGEPVPVLVEIYPNQRIFARGSVLAQGVIQPGLSENEIQQRLLELLNQANQRSQAEGLLSDPITGTVGEFSQVKFLEVVQHLRQSTTPLDVKLVADTDIYTAGPLRVSFLMAEASGQQGTTPVQQAGQIGG is encoded by the coding sequence ATGCAAGGCGTACTGCTGATCCTTTACATGTTGTTTGTCAGTGGCCTGATTGCCGTTGTCGGGGATCGGGTCGGGTATCGGATTGGCAAAAAGCGCCTCACCTGGTTTAACCTGCGTCCCCGCCACACGGCCGTTTTGGTAGCCGTGATTACCGGCGTGAGCATCTCGGCGCTGACCTTGGGCACGCTGCTGCTCCTCAACCGCTCTCTTTCGGAAGCCCTGTTCAGCTACACCAACCAAATTGCCCAGGCAGAGCAGGAGCTGCGGGCCCTCAACCGCCAGAAAGCTCTGCTGGAAGCGGAGAATGCCACTCTCAGAGCCGAGCGAGACCGCCTCAAGCTGGATCTCGACCAATTTCGCAGTCAGCAATCGGCAGCCCAGACACGCCTGAGCGAAGTCCGGGATCAACTGGCTATGGCGCTACAAGAGCGGCAAGAGGCGGAGGCGAAGCTGGCGGCAGCCAACGAGCAACTGGCCCAAGTGCAGCCCGGCCTGGAGCGGGCCCAGGCGGAGTTGGAGGCGGTGAAGGCAGAGGTGGAGGCGGCCCGAAAGATGATTGCCGATCTGGAGTCGCAAAAGCAGGCTCTGCAACTGGATCGGGATCAACTGGAGCGCTCTCTGGATACGGCGCAGACGGCCCTGAGCCAACTGGAAACTCAAAAAAAGCAGCTTGAGCAGGAGATCGCGCAGCTCAACCAGTTAGCGGTGCGGCTGCGGCGGGGAGAGCTGGCCATTCTGGCGGGAGAAGTCCTGGCTACAGGAGTTGTGCAAACGCCAGCAGGGGCAGACCCGGCGGCAGTCCGGCGGCAGTTTGAGCGAGTTTTGGCCCAGGCAGAACAGCGGGCCCTTGCCCTCGGCTCCCGGCCCATCCCCCCTCTGGAGAACGCCATCCTCATCCGCCGCGAGGAGGCCGACCAAGCTCTGGAAAAGTTGAAGGAACCTGGTAGCTGGGCAGTGCGCATCCTCTCCCTCACCAATCGGCTTAAGGGAGAGCCTGTGCCTGTGCTGGTGGAGATTTACCCCAACCAGCGCATCTTCGCCAGGGGATCCGTGCTGGCGCAGGGTGTAATCCAGCCAGGCTTGAGCGAGAACGAAATCCAACAGCGGCTGCTGGAGCTCCTCAACCAGGCCAATCAGCGCTCCCAGGCAGAAGGCCTCCTCTCGGATCCCATCACCGGCACTGTCGGAGAATTCTCGCAGGTCAAGTTCTTGGAAGTTGTGCAGCATCTCCGCCAGAGCACTACCCCCCTGGATGTGAAGCTGGTTGCTGACACCGACATCTACACGGCGGGGCCGCTGCGGGTGAGTTTCCTGATGGCGGAGGCCTCTGGCCAGCAGGGCACCACCCCCGTTCAGCAGGCGGGGCAGATTGGGGGATGA
- a CDS encoding Holliday junction resolvase RuvX, giving the protein MRDPLHLGGLEEGRVLMGFDPGRDKCGLAVVQVQPAWQVLHREVVSAGEALARLQALWQQFGAERLILGNQTTARGWKRQLESLLPPQQIVLVDERHSSEEARRRYWDFYPPRGWERLLPKGMRVPDKAYDDLVALILVERYWRGQARAEPT; this is encoded by the coding sequence ATGAGGGATCCACTCCATCTGGGCGGGCTGGAAGAGGGGCGAGTGCTGATGGGTTTTGACCCGGGGCGGGACAAGTGCGGCCTTGCCGTGGTGCAAGTTCAGCCGGCGTGGCAGGTCTTGCATCGGGAGGTGGTCTCAGCCGGGGAGGCCTTGGCCAGGTTGCAGGCCCTCTGGCAGCAGTTTGGGGCGGAGCGGCTCATCCTGGGAAATCAGACAACGGCGCGAGGCTGGAAACGGCAACTGGAGTCGCTCCTCCCACCCCAACAGATTGTTCTGGTGGACGAGAGGCACAGCTCAGAAGAAGCCCGGCGGCGCTACTGGGATTTTTACCCACCGCGGGGATGGGAGCGGCTGTTGCCCAAGGGGATGCGGGTGCCGGACAAGGCTTACGATGATCTGGTGGCCCTGATTCTGGTGGAGCGGTACTGGCGTGGGCAAGCAAGGGCTGAGCCGACGTGA
- a CDS encoding extracellular solute-binding protein translates to MGKQGLSRREFLYGLLLGLAVAGCGGPRGSLPLILALKQGIPASLVNEFRRRTQVRFRLQLLDERAQLLAYLQQSVQPPELAWWEPGRWFRRQPPAAALSLLGADVLDRAIAAGWLDPLPPDLLGERWQHLDRRWQAAARREGQIWGVPWRWGVTAIAYRRDRVSDPIRDWADLWRPELAGKLTLPDHPREVIGLVLKKLGRSYNDPLDPEEAELRRELGSLHRQVLAYTSADYLPMLRLADSWVAVGWSQDLYATQANYPELEVAIPASGSAIWWDVWVRPHRAHNASPELEGSLLADWIDFVLTPEFAPRLVNLSGIPSVWPLDLAQLSPRLRRRADFQPSTWERAEIWRPLSPAEAESYLRLWDQMRRGLL, encoded by the coding sequence GTGGGCAAGCAAGGGCTGAGCCGACGTGAATTTCTGTACGGGCTCCTGCTGGGGCTGGCGGTGGCCGGCTGTGGCGGGCCTAGGGGCTCTCTGCCCCTCATTCTCGCCCTTAAACAGGGGATCCCGGCCAGCTTGGTGAACGAGTTTCGCCGCCGCACCCAGGTTCGCTTTCGGCTGCAACTGTTGGACGAGCGGGCCCAGTTGCTGGCCTACCTGCAGCAGAGCGTCCAGCCGCCTGAGCTGGCCTGGTGGGAGCCGGGGAGATGGTTCCGGCGACAGCCGCCAGCAGCGGCCCTGAGCCTGTTGGGAGCTGACGTCTTGGATCGGGCCATTGCTGCCGGTTGGCTGGATCCCTTGCCACCTGACCTCTTGGGAGAACGGTGGCAGCACTTGGATCGCCGCTGGCAGGCTGCTGCCCGGCGAGAGGGGCAGATCTGGGGCGTGCCCTGGCGCTGGGGGGTAACGGCCATTGCCTACCGCCGCGACCGGGTGAGCGACCCCATCCGGGACTGGGCGGATCTGTGGCGGCCTGAGCTGGCCGGCAAACTCACCCTGCCCGATCACCCCCGGGAGGTGATCGGGCTCGTCCTCAAAAAGCTGGGCCGCTCCTACAACGATCCCCTCGATCCCGAAGAGGCCGAACTGCGGCGAGAGCTGGGATCCCTGCACCGCCAGGTTCTGGCCTATACTTCCGCCGACTACTTGCCCATGTTGCGCCTGGCCGATAGCTGGGTGGCTGTGGGCTGGTCGCAGGATCTCTATGCCACCCAGGCCAACTACCCCGAGCTGGAGGTGGCGATCCCGGCTTCGGGATCCGCCATCTGGTGGGATGTCTGGGTGCGGCCGCATAGAGCTCACAACGCTTCCCCAGAGCTGGAAGGATCCCTGCTGGCCGACTGGATTGACTTCGTCCTAACCCCAGAGTTCGCCCCCCGCCTGGTGAACTTGAGCGGGATCCCTTCGGTTTGGCCGCTGGATTTGGCCCAACTCTCTCCTCGGCTGCGTCGCAGGGCTGACTTTCAGCCTTCTACCTGGGAGCGCGCCGAGATTTGGCGGCCTCTGAGCCCCGCCGAAGCCGAGTCCTACCTCCGCCTCTGGGACCAGATGCGGCGCGGCCTCTTGTAG